TCCGCCGTCGAACCGCTGATCGTGGTACCGTCGAACTCCAAGCTATTGTCCGTTGACTTGAAGTCGTAGCCGAAATTGAAGTTCTGTTGTCGAGTCCGATTGCGAATCAAATGGCGACTCAGCGTCGACCCAAGTTGATAGCTGCTTCCGTCCTGCAGCAGCCCCTGTGAGAGCTTCGGTTGCACGGTGGCATAGCTGCCGAACCCGTTGAAAGACCAGTCGCGGTTGAACGGTTGGTTGTAGCTAAGCGAGTGCGCATGAAGCAGTTGGAACTGTTCGTCGGTGGTGTATTGATACCCCAGTGTGCCGCCACGCCCGAGGACGTTTCCGTATTGAGCGCCCGCGAAAAAGCGACCGAAGTTAAGCGTCTCGACGCCGCTATCGTCGATCCCGACATAGCCACGGATCGGCACTACGTCTCGCATTTTGTATGTAACATCGGTACTTCCGTCGGCTTCGCCTTTGTCGAAATCAACGGTAACGCGGCGGAACGTATTTTGGTTCAGCCAGAACAAGTCGTCTTCGATATTGGGCTCGTAGATGCGGCAACCGGGCCGAGTGGACTCGATCCATTTTGCGGTCGATTCGAAATCGAAATAGCAACCGGGTTGAACTTTGACTTTGCCGATGCGCGACTCAGTGACTACCAAATGCAGGGTGCCACTGGTGATTCGTTGTTCGGGAATCACGACGTCGACAATCGGTTGTTTGCAGTCGCGATATTTCTTGATGATATCGCGAGACAACTCGTTCACACTGCGAAGCGTGATCGGACGACCAAGGTGTCCATGCACGATCGCGCAGATCGCAGACTTGTAAACCAACGAATCGGCTTCGTCAAAGTCATAGTGGACGCCCTCGAGCGAATCAATCGACTCGTCGGTGACGATCTTGCCGGCGTCGTCCACGATTCTGACGGCTTGAAGCGACTCGACCAAAACACGATCGTCTTCGACTCGCTCTGGCAAAATCGCTGTCGACCGACAGACTCGGCGCTTTCAAATCGCGAGAGTTGAGATCGAGCGGCTTGTATCGCTCGTAGTTCTGTGCAGATAGATCGGTCAAGCCGATTGCAAGAACGAAGTACGCTGCGAGCGCACCCTTAGCCGCATGGGAATCAAACATGTCGTCGCTTCCGTGCCCCTTTCTTCCGCTCGTGTCCGGCAATCCATTGCGAGACACATTTTCGTTACGACTTGTTTCGTCGTTCGCCGTATCGGGAAGCCACGCTCGGGTTCAAAACCGCGTTACTCTGTGCGCGCGCGGTCTGCTGGTGCGTTCTGTAACGGATGTAGGTGTACCTTCACGCCGAGGGTTCGCAGACGAAGTGGGACGAACGTCAGAACGTGCACCGATCGCGGATCGGAAGACTTTTCCCAGACGGGAACACTGATCCAAGCCGACGCAAAGACCGAACACGCAGTGCCCCCGCGATCGACACAACTTGCCAACCCGGGCGAAACCGCCGAAAGAGACGACGCCAAAGAAAAACACCCTTAAAAACAAAGGTTTTTAAGGGTGTCTTGACAACAGCGGAGGACACGGGACTCGAACCCGCAGCCCCTTACGGGGTACCTCAGTTCCAGTGAGGCCGCTCACCAACTCGCTTATCCTCCGAGTGGTTCTTGAGGAACATATCTTGGAGTCTGGGACAGAATATTACAAGGTCGGGTTAACGATTACGAAAACATGCCCAATGGCGTGCCGCTGGCACCGGTGCTGTAGAACTTTCGAATGTTCGGCAGAATCGTTTCTAGATCGGCATTGTTGCCAATCCCGAACCACATCGACAATTCCGCAGCATATTGATCGACCGAAACGGTCGGAATCAGTCGGCCGCGGCCGACGTCTAGCGGACTTCCGGGCGCCAACGAGAGTGGATAGTCGCCGTAGATTCGGCCGCCATTGACGCCGCCGCCCATCACGATTTGGTTGCCGCCCCAACCGTGATCGGAACCCTGACCGTTGCCGGCCAATGTTCGCCCGAAATCCGACGCCGTGAAGGTCGTCACGCAATCGGCCAAACCGAGCTCGACCATGCTGGCGTAGAACGCGGCCAATGCGGCATCCACTTCCGCCAAGTTTGCCGCGTGGGGCCCCAACAGGTCGCCGTGCAGGTCCCAGTTTCCATAGTTGACAAAAAACGTCTGGCGGTTGTGGTCCAGCGACTCATGTGCCGCGATTGTCCGGGCGATGCGTTCCATTTGCTGGCCCAAGTACGTTTCGGGAAACACGGTCGCCAGCGTGACGTTGGCCGTGGCCGCGTTGTAAGTCAGGGCCGCTTCAATCGCTTGCTTTGTCATCAGCGAATGGGTGCGTTTGACCAAGTTTTGTTCGTTTCGAGCCAGCATCTTTTCGTGCGCGGCGCGAAAGATTCGATCGCGACTCCATTCACTGAAGTATCCGTCGCGTTCTTCGGTACCACCGGCACCGACAATATAAGGATTGGCGTACGTCGCAGCTTGAAACAGATTGGTCGAATCGATCGCGATGCTCAATGCGATCGGATCGAAACGCCGCGACGGATCCGTCAAAATGTCG
The sequence above is a segment of the Rubripirellula tenax genome. Coding sequences within it:
- a CDS encoding ShlB/FhaC/HecB family hemolysin secretion/activation protein, encoding MPERVEDDRVLVESLQAVRIVDDAGKIVTDESIDSLEGVHYDFDEADSLVYKSAICAIVHGHLGRPITLRSVNELSRDIIKKYRDCKQPIVDVVIPEQRITSGTLHLVVTESRIGKVKVQPGCYFDFESTAKWIESTRPGCRIYEPNIEDDLFWLNQNTFRRVTVDFDKGEADGSTDVTYKMRDVVPIRGYVGIDDSGVETLNFGRFFAGAQYGNVLGRGGTLGYQYTTDEQFQLLHAHSLSYNQPFNRDWSFNGFGSYATVQPKLSQGLLQDGSSYQLGSTLSRHLIRNRTRQQNFNFGYDFKSTDNSLEFDGTTISGSTADLFQLRFGIDDYVRHDIDQFASFRFDTFIGPGGGMSGSHSAAAFNTIRPGTSPDYIYARMNYARADLLSGRWLLSSKFTGQVASERLLFSETLGLGGFDTIRGTDQRSYNADHGWIANFEFGPKTYRFGCEQDARTFRAYTFMDMGNGYIADPLEGEDASTFALSTGVGCRYQISDRFIARFDYGFGIEDIDGVGRNDRAHFGLTWIPGPRP
- a CDS encoding DUF1501 domain-containing protein, which gives rise to MAGASASSAWLQLEMAESLVAAGPGEGYRALVCLFLGGGNDSFNMLMPNETSEYTDYSTARGGTGAGGLAIPQSNLLPIGDVTGRSFGLHPSMTQLRTLYNAGEVAFVANVGSLVEPVDKAIFEAYDNRLPLGLFSHADLARQWQTAMPRSRDDITGWGGRMADILTDPSRRFDPIALSIAIDSTNLFQAATYANPYIVGAGGTEERDGYFSEWSRDRIFRAAHEKMLARNEQNLVKRTHSLMTKQAIEAALTYNAATANVTLATVFPETYLGQQMERIARTIAAHESLDHNRQTFFVNYGNWDLHGDLLGPHAANLAEVDAALAAFYASMVELGLADCVTTFTASDFGRTLAGNGQGSDHGWGGNQIVMGGGVNGGRIYGDYPLSLAPGSPLDVGRGRLIPTVSVDQYAAELSMWFGIGNNADLETILPNIRKFYSTGASGTPLGMFS